A window of Phyllobacterium sp. T1293 contains these coding sequences:
- a CDS encoding DUF982 domain-containing protein, with product MNDKRFPIPVMVKLGAAGQLAISSVWEAMECLQRYWPSKTGRSYRRALQACLDVLDGWKPAHKARHAFVSAARDAGIFLDTRLHQ from the coding sequence ATGAACGACAAGCGTTTTCCCATACCGGTTATGGTCAAACTGGGAGCTGCAGGTCAGTTGGCCATCAGCAGTGTCTGGGAAGCGATGGAATGCCTGCAGCGCTATTGGCCATCGAAAACGGGCCGGAGCTACCGCCGCGCGTTGCAAGCCTGTCTTGATGTTCTGGATGGTTGGAAACCTGCCCACAAGGCACGCCATGCCTTTGTCAGCGCTGCGCGTGATGCGGGGATCTTTCTAGACACAAGACTGCATCAGTAA
- a CDS encoding GMC family oxidoreductase, producing MTYDYIITGAGPAGCVLANRLSEDAEVKVLLLEAGGSDWNPLFHMPAGFAKMTKGVASWGWSTVPQKHMNNRVLRYTQTKVIGGGSSINAQLYTRGNATDYDLWASEDGCSGWSYRDVLPYFKRAEDNQRFADDYHSYGGPLGVSMPAATLPICDAYIRAGQELGIPYNHDFNGRQQAGVGFYQLTQRDRRRSSASMAYLAPVKNRRNLTVRMGAQVTRVVVENGRAVGVEMIKGNVREIIRAEREVLVSSGAIGSPKLLLQSGIGPSDHLRKTGVPVVHNLPGVGENMQDHLDLFVISECTGDHTYDGVAKLHRTLWAGLQYVMFRSGPVASSLFETGGFWYADANARSPDIQFHLGLGSGIEAGVERLKNAGVTLNSAYLHPRSRGTVRLQSSDPMAAPLIDPNYWSDPHDRKMSIEGLKLAREIMSQAALKPFVMAERLPGPKYNSDEELFEYGCANAKTDHHPVGTCKMGTDSMAVVGLDLKVHGLEGLRVCDSSVMPRVPSCNTNAPTIMMGEKGADIIRKLAPLPPTVFSHEMNEKRPRARADIR from the coding sequence ATGACCTACGACTATATCATCACCGGTGCTGGCCCTGCGGGCTGTGTCCTTGCCAATCGCCTGAGCGAGGACGCCGAAGTAAAAGTCCTGCTGCTTGAGGCTGGTGGAAGTGACTGGAATCCATTGTTCCACATGCCTGCGGGCTTCGCCAAGATGACCAAGGGCGTCGCCAGCTGGGGCTGGTCGACCGTCCCGCAGAAACACATGAACAACCGTGTTCTGCGTTACACGCAGACGAAGGTCATCGGCGGCGGCTCCAGCATCAATGCGCAGCTTTATACGCGTGGCAATGCAACCGACTACGACTTGTGGGCATCGGAGGATGGCTGCTCTGGCTGGAGCTATCGCGACGTGCTGCCCTATTTCAAACGCGCGGAAGATAACCAGCGCTTTGCTGACGATTATCATTCCTATGGTGGGCCGCTGGGTGTCTCCATGCCGGCCGCGACCTTGCCAATCTGCGATGCCTATATCCGGGCGGGGCAGGAGCTTGGCATTCCTTACAATCACGATTTCAACGGCAGGCAGCAGGCGGGGGTCGGCTTCTATCAGCTGACCCAGCGCGATCGCCGCCGTTCATCAGCATCCATGGCCTATCTCGCTCCCGTGAAGAACCGCAGGAACCTTACCGTTCGCATGGGCGCGCAGGTTACCCGGGTTGTGGTCGAGAACGGCCGGGCCGTTGGTGTCGAGATGATCAAAGGCAACGTTCGCGAGATCATTCGTGCCGAGAGGGAAGTGCTTGTCAGCTCCGGTGCGATTGGCTCGCCGAAACTGCTGCTGCAGTCGGGGATTGGCCCATCGGATCATCTTCGCAAAACGGGCGTTCCTGTCGTCCACAATCTGCCCGGTGTTGGCGAAAACATGCAGGATCATCTCGATCTGTTCGTAATTTCCGAATGCACCGGCGATCACACCTATGATGGGGTTGCCAAGCTGCACCGCACCCTATGGGCTGGTCTGCAATATGTGATGTTCCGGTCTGGGCCTGTGGCGTCGAGCCTGTTTGAAACCGGTGGTTTCTGGTATGCCGATGCCAATGCACGCTCACCGGATATTCAGTTCCATCTTGGTCTGGGTTCAGGCATTGAGGCGGGTGTCGAGCGGCTGAAAAATGCTGGCGTCACTTTGAACTCGGCTTATTTGCACCCGCGTTCACGGGGGACTGTGCGCCTGCAATCCTCTGATCCCATGGCTGCGCCGCTGATCGATCCCAATTACTGGAGCGATCCGCACGACCGGAAAATGTCGATCGAAGGATTAAAGCTCGCACGCGAGATCATGAGTCAGGCGGCGCTGAAACCATTCGTCATGGCGGAACGATTGCCGGGGCCGAAATACAACTCCGATGAGGAATTGTTCGAGTATGGCTGTGCCAATGCCAAGACCGATCACCATCCCGTCGGTACCTGCAAGATGGGAACCGACTCTATGGCGGTTGTCGGTCTGGATTTGAAGGTGCATGGGCTGGAGGGCTTGCGCGTCTGCGACAGTTCGGTGATGCCGCGCGTTCCCTCGTGCAACACCAATGCACCGACAATCATGATGGGGGAAAAGGGCGCTGATATCATCCGTAAACTCGCGCCTTTGCCACCTACCGTCTTTAGCCATGAAATGAATGAAAAGCGCCCGCGGGCACGGGCGGATATTCGCTGA
- a CDS encoding 3-ketoacyl-ACP reductase: MTQQSAHLAKPLAIITGARRGIGLGIAKALAARGFDLAITDLVRDEAAISALEALGAKVGFIEADLAELSTHEQTASAIMTTFGRIDCLVNNAGIGSKVRGDFLDLDPANYNAIFDINVRGTVFFTQAVLKALLKQADTGTPRTIVNITSVSAEMISPERLDYCMTKAALASFTQGLAVRLADEGISVFDVRPGIIRSDMTAVAAAKYDKRIAEGLVPMKRWGEPGDLGRIVAALASGDFSFATGSIINADGALSINRL; encoded by the coding sequence ATGACCCAACAATCGGCACATTTGGCGAAACCCCTTGCTATCATCACCGGTGCGCGTCGCGGCATTGGCCTCGGCATTGCCAAGGCACTGGCCGCCAGGGGTTTTGATCTCGCAATCACAGACCTTGTGCGGGACGAGGCTGCTATTTCTGCACTGGAGGCGCTTGGTGCCAAGGTAGGGTTTATCGAGGCGGATCTGGCTGAGCTTTCCACTCACGAACAAACGGCCAGCGCAATCATGACGACGTTTGGGCGAATCGATTGCCTCGTCAACAATGCCGGGATCGGTTCGAAAGTACGGGGTGATTTCCTCGATCTTGATCCGGCAAATTACAATGCGATTTTTGACATCAATGTGCGGGGAACGGTGTTCTTCACGCAGGCCGTGTTGAAAGCCCTGCTCAAACAGGCTGATACCGGAACGCCGCGCACCATTGTCAACATTACCTCGGTTTCCGCTGAGATGATATCGCCCGAACGTCTTGATTACTGCATGACCAAAGCGGCGCTTGCCTCGTTCACGCAAGGCTTGGCGGTGCGGCTGGCCGATGAGGGGATCAGCGTTTTTGACGTACGTCCCGGCATCATCCGGTCGGATATGACGGCAGTTGCTGCCGCCAAATATGACAAGCGTATCGCTGAAGGCCTTGTGCCGATGAAGCGCTGGGGCGAGCCGGGTGATCTTGGTCGCATCGTTGCTGCACTTGCCAGCGGCGATTTCAGTTTTGCCACGGGCTCGATCATCAATGCTGACGGTGCTCTTTCCATCAACCGGCTCTAG
- a CDS encoding GMC oxidoreductase, whose protein sequence is MNVASPQSQSPDIVIIGSGIGGSTIAAGLASSGAQILILEAGDHLPDRPENRDPRAIFQRGFFRPDESWYDADGKAFNPGNYYNVGGNSKFYGAVLTRYRAEDFAEMQHLEGVSPAWPFAYEELEPWYGKAEALYRVRGTLGEDPTEPQHSTPYNFPPVPDEEPIATLRRRLHGAGVRPFSLPLGVDIDTWMSHGKTPWDAHPNSFNGKMDAETTALAEALQHGNIRLQTNSRVTRLETAADGKSIAAVHYVRDGKTAVVKPKLVILSAGAVQSAVLLLRSADGRNPAGLANRSDQVGRNFMNHNLSAVIGFDPRFRNDSIYQKTFGFNDFYLSDGQGGAPLGNVQLLGRISGPVLKSDLKLVPEWLLNQFCNHTVDFLAMSEDVPKPESRVRVDGERIVLEWVRSNWPAHQKLVAQIKSVLRAAGFPLVLSKAFDRKTPSHQCGTVRMGTDPAQAPLDVYCRAFDHPNLFVVDAAFLPTSAAVNPALTIAAQALRVADHILAKDLA, encoded by the coding sequence ATGAACGTTGCATCACCACAAAGCCAATCACCCGACATCGTTATCATCGGTTCGGGGATTGGCGGGTCGACTATTGCCGCCGGTCTGGCCAGTTCAGGAGCGCAAATCCTGATCCTGGAAGCCGGGGATCATCTGCCCGATCGCCCTGAAAATCGCGATCCGCGGGCGATCTTTCAGCGTGGTTTCTTTCGCCCCGATGAAAGCTGGTATGATGCTGATGGTAAGGCGTTCAACCCCGGCAATTACTACAACGTAGGTGGCAATTCGAAGTTTTATGGGGCAGTTCTGACGCGCTACCGCGCCGAGGATTTTGCCGAGATGCAACATCTGGAAGGTGTCTCCCCTGCCTGGCCATTTGCCTATGAGGAACTGGAGCCCTGGTACGGCAAGGCGGAAGCGCTCTATCGGGTGCGCGGAACATTAGGCGAAGACCCGACGGAACCTCAACACTCCACGCCCTATAACTTTCCGCCAGTGCCCGATGAGGAACCGATCGCGACTTTGCGCCGGCGGTTACACGGCGCAGGCGTCCGTCCTTTTTCGCTGCCGCTCGGTGTTGATATTGATACATGGATGTCGCATGGCAAGACACCTTGGGATGCGCACCCAAACAGTTTCAACGGCAAGATGGATGCGGAAACCACTGCCCTTGCCGAAGCTTTGCAGCATGGCAACATCCGCCTGCAAACCAATTCGCGTGTGACGCGTCTGGAGACTGCAGCCGATGGCAAGTCGATTGCCGCCGTACATTATGTGAGGGACGGCAAAACCGCTGTTGTCAAACCGAAACTGGTAATCCTCTCTGCAGGGGCTGTACAGTCTGCCGTGCTTTTGCTGCGCTCTGCTGATGGCAGGAACCCCGCTGGCCTTGCCAACCGGTCTGATCAGGTTGGTCGGAATTTCATGAACCACAATCTGTCGGCGGTAATCGGGTTTGATCCGCGCTTCCGCAACGATTCCATCTATCAGAAGACCTTTGGCTTCAACGATTTTTACCTGTCCGACGGGCAGGGCGGTGCGCCGCTTGGCAATGTCCAATTGCTCGGGCGTATCAGCGGGCCCGTGCTCAAGTCGGACCTCAAACTTGTTCCCGAATGGCTGCTCAATCAGTTCTGCAATCATACGGTGGATTTCCTCGCCATGAGCGAGGATGTGCCGAAGCCCGAAAGCCGCGTTCGCGTTGATGGCGAGAGGATCGTTCTGGAATGGGTGCGCAGCAACTGGCCCGCGCATCAGAAGCTGGTCGCTCAGATCAAATCCGTGTTGCGCGCCGCCGGATTTCCGCTGGTTCTCTCCAAGGCTTTTGACCGCAAGACGCCCTCCCATCAATGTGGCACTGTTCGCATGGGAACCGACCCGGCGCAGGCACCTCTTGATGTCTATTGCCGCGCTTTCGATCATCCCAATCTGTTCGTCGTTGATGCAGCATTCCTGCCGACATCTGCTGCGGTCAATCCCGCGCTGACGATCGCCGCACAGGCCTTGCGTGTCGCTGATCATATCCTTGCGAAGGATCTTGCGTGA
- a CDS encoding ABC transporter ATP-binding protein produces the protein MSFLQIKNLHKSYGNVPILKDINIEIDEGGFLVLVGPSGCGKSTLLNTIAGLEPISSGDISIKGKSISGLHPSKRDIAMVFQSYALYPNMTVGGNIAFGMEIRGVPKDEREKAIKQVADMLQIGHLLDRKPSQLSGGQRQRVAMGRALVRNPQVFLFDEPLSNLDAKLRVDMRTEIKRLHQRMKTTIVYVTHDQIEAMTLATKIAVLKDGILQQFGTPAEIYNNPTNLFVADFMGSPAMNLLKAKIEGNASDLSVVLDRPDSSPLRLPIKKTSSALVGHSGKDVIFGIRPEALTDPDGADRNAVSLVEGECLIDVVEPAGSDTFAVTKLGSKEVVARLRADAHILPGQKTQLAFNLDKAVFFDPQSQLRIGA, from the coding sequence ATGTCATTTTTACAGATCAAGAACCTGCATAAATCCTATGGCAATGTCCCGATTTTGAAGGACATCAATATCGAGATCGATGAAGGCGGTTTCCTCGTCCTCGTCGGACCTTCCGGTTGCGGCAAGTCCACTTTGCTCAACACCATTGCCGGGCTTGAGCCGATCAGCTCCGGCGATATTTCCATCAAAGGCAAATCGATCAGCGGATTGCATCCATCCAAGCGTGATATCGCCATGGTGTTCCAGTCCTACGCGCTTTATCCCAACATGACCGTTGGCGGAAACATCGCCTTCGGCATGGAAATTCGCGGCGTGCCGAAAGACGAGCGGGAAAAAGCCATCAAGCAGGTCGCCGACATGCTGCAGATCGGCCATCTGCTTGACCGCAAGCCAAGCCAGCTTTCCGGCGGTCAGCGCCAGCGTGTCGCTATGGGCCGCGCCCTTGTGCGTAACCCGCAGGTGTTCCTGTTTGACGAGCCACTCTCCAACCTCGACGCCAAGCTGCGTGTTGATATGCGCACGGAAATCAAGCGCCTGCATCAGCGCATGAAGACAACGATTGTCTATGTGACGCACGACCAGATCGAGGCCATGACGCTCGCAACCAAGATCGCCGTGCTCAAGGACGGTATCCTGCAACAGTTCGGCACCCCGGCAGAAATCTACAACAATCCGACCAATCTGTTTGTTGCCGATTTCATGGGATCACCCGCGATGAACCTGCTCAAGGCCAAGATCGAAGGCAATGCGTCCGACCTTAGCGTCGTGCTCGACCGCCCCGATTCCTCGCCGCTGCGATTGCCGATCAAGAAAACCAGCAGTGCGCTGGTCGGCCATTCCGGTAAGGACGTCATTTTTGGCATTCGTCCGGAAGCCCTGACCGATCCGGATGGTGCCGATCGCAATGCTGTCTCGCTGGTGGAAGGCGAATGCCTGATTGACGTGGTTGAACCAGCCGGTTCCGATACGTTTGCTGTGACCAAGCTTGGCAGCAAGGAAGTGGTCGCCCGGTTGCGTGCAGACGCTCACATATTGCCAGGGCAAAAGACGCAGCTGGCATTCAATCTCGACAAGGCCGTGTTCTTCGATCCGCAATCGCAACTGCGCATCGGCGCCTGA
- a CDS encoding carbohydrate ABC transporter permease, with amino-acid sequence MSAQSPDNAISSGKLTRVLIYIALLVFAFYYLLPLYVMVVNSLKTLDEIRQGGMLSPPHEWTIEPWLAAWSTAQIGVQPTGLKPYFINSIIMVIPAVAISTVMGALNGYVLTKWKFRGSNVMFGMLLLGCFIPFQIVLIPMARVLGMLGMAGTIQGLIFVHVIYGLGFTTLYFRNYYEAFPTELVRAAQIDGASFFQIFWRILLPSSGPIIVVSVIWQFTNIWNDFLFGASFSGFSSTPMTVALNNLVNSSTGVKEYNVHFAGAILAALPTLIVYIVSGRYFVRGLMSGAVKG; translated from the coding sequence ATGAGCGCCCAGAGCCCCGATAATGCCATCTCCAGCGGCAAGCTGACCCGCGTCCTGATCTATATCGCGCTGCTTGTCTTTGCCTTTTACTACCTGCTGCCACTCTACGTTATGGTGGTGAACTCGCTGAAAACCCTCGATGAGATACGTCAGGGTGGAATGCTGTCACCTCCACATGAATGGACGATCGAGCCATGGTTGGCTGCATGGTCGACAGCCCAGATCGGTGTGCAACCGACGGGCCTGAAACCTTACTTTATCAATTCGATTATCATGGTCATCCCGGCCGTTGCCATTTCAACTGTCATGGGTGCGCTGAATGGTTATGTCCTGACCAAATGGAAATTCCGCGGATCGAACGTCATGTTCGGCATGTTGTTGCTTGGCTGCTTCATTCCGTTCCAGATTGTCCTCATTCCGATGGCGCGGGTTCTCGGCATGCTGGGTATGGCGGGCACTATTCAAGGCCTGATATTTGTCCATGTGATCTACGGCCTTGGCTTCACCACGCTTTATTTCCGCAACTACTATGAAGCGTTTCCGACCGAACTTGTCCGCGCTGCACAGATTGACGGTGCGAGCTTCTTCCAGATTTTCTGGCGTATTCTTCTCCCCTCATCGGGGCCGATTATTGTGGTGTCAGTCATCTGGCAGTTCACCAATATCTGGAACGACTTTCTGTTCGGTGCCTCTTTCTCAGGGTTCAGCAGCACGCCGATGACGGTTGCGCTCAACAATCTTGTGAACTCATCGACAGGCGTGAAGGAATACAACGTGCATTTCGCCGGCGCGATCCTCGCCGCATTGCCAACTCTTATCGTCTACATCGTTTCCGGGCGCTACTTCGTCCGTGGACTTATGTCCGGCGCCGTGAAGGGATAA
- a CDS encoding carbohydrate ABC transporter permease — protein sequence MDTRSRIQDLIPKLVLGPSFLIVLIFVYGFIIYTGVLSFTDSKMLPSFGFVGLENYRKLWALPHWWRAISNLGIFASLYIIICTVIGLGLAILLDQKIRIEGFLRPIYLYPMALSFIVTGVAWKWFLDPGIGLENTMHQWGWTSFAFNWIKDSKMAIYTVVIAAVWQSSGFVMAMFLAGLRGVDNEIIKAAQIDGASTTMIYRRIIIPLMRPVFLSAFVVLAHLAIKAYDLVIALTGGGPGQATELPATFMYSYTFTRNSMGIGASSAIIMLITIFAIIIPYLYSEVRGGTK from the coding sequence ATGGATACCCGCAGCCGCATACAGGACTTGATACCCAAGCTGGTATTGGGGCCGAGCTTTCTGATTGTCCTGATCTTCGTTTACGGCTTTATCATTTATACGGGCGTCCTGTCGTTCACCGACAGCAAGATGCTGCCGTCCTTTGGTTTTGTCGGACTGGAGAACTACCGCAAGCTGTGGGCTCTGCCACATTGGTGGCGTGCCATTAGCAACCTCGGCATTTTTGCCTCGCTCTATATCATTATCTGTACGGTTATCGGTCTAGGCCTTGCCATTCTGCTGGATCAGAAAATCCGCATCGAAGGCTTCCTGCGCCCGATCTACCTCTACCCAATGGCGCTTTCGTTCATCGTGACCGGCGTTGCATGGAAATGGTTTCTTGATCCGGGTATCGGCCTCGAAAATACCATGCACCAATGGGGCTGGACCAGTTTTGCCTTCAACTGGATCAAGGATTCCAAGATGGCGATCTATACGGTGGTGATCGCCGCAGTCTGGCAATCCTCAGGTTTCGTCATGGCGATGTTCCTTGCGGGTCTGCGCGGTGTCGATAACGAGATCATCAAGGCGGCCCAGATCGATGGTGCATCCACCACGATGATCTATCGCCGTATCATCATTCCGCTGATGCGCCCGGTCTTTCTGTCTGCCTTCGTCGTTCTCGCCCACCTTGCCATCAAGGCCTATGACCTTGTTATCGCACTGACAGGCGGCGGCCCCGGACAGGCAACCGAATTGCCCGCGACATTCATGTATTCCTATACCTTCACGCGTAATTCCATGGGCATCGGTGCTTCTTCGGCGATCATCATGTTGATCACGATTTTTGCGATCATCATTCCCTATCTCTATTCGGAAGTAAGGGGAGGCACCAAATGA
- a CDS encoding ABC transporter substrate-binding protein: protein MNKLMNTVAATAMLLGTATMARAAENVEVLHWWTSGGEATALEVLKKDLEKKGITWSDMPVAGGGGTEAMTVLRARVTGGNPPTAVQALGFDITDWAKQGVLANLDDVATKEKWADVIPGALQNFSKYDGHWIAAPVNVHSTNWMWINKAALDKAGGKEPKNWDELIALLDNFKKQGITPIAHGGQPWQDATIFDAVVLSLGNDFYKAAFVDLDPKALGGEKMKEAFDRMTKLRSYVDDNFSGRDWNLASTMVIEGKAGVQFMGDWAKGEFVKAKKEPGKDFVCMRFPGTQGSVTFNSDQFLFFKKSEAEHKSQLVMASSIESPTFQSAFNVVKGSAPARTDVSDAAFDACGKKAIKDLAEANKAGTLYGSMAHGYAVPAAIKNAIYDVVTREFNGELTSDAAVKELVSAVDAAK, encoded by the coding sequence ATGAACAAGTTGATGAATACGGTTGCCGCGACAGCAATGCTGCTCGGCACGGCGACAATGGCTCGCGCTGCTGAAAACGTCGAAGTCCTGCATTGGTGGACATCCGGCGGTGAAGCAACGGCGCTGGAAGTCCTGAAAAAGGATCTGGAAAAGAAGGGCATCACCTGGTCGGATATGCCTGTGGCTGGCGGTGGCGGTACGGAAGCCATGACCGTTCTGCGTGCTCGTGTAACCGGCGGCAATCCGCCGACAGCCGTACAGGCACTCGGCTTCGACATCACCGACTGGGCAAAGCAGGGCGTTCTCGCCAATCTTGATGACGTTGCAACGAAGGAAAAGTGGGCTGACGTCATTCCTGGCGCATTGCAGAACTTCTCCAAATATGACGGTCACTGGATTGCCGCACCTGTCAACGTTCACTCCACCAACTGGATGTGGATCAACAAGGCTGCTCTCGACAAGGCTGGTGGCAAGGAGCCCAAGAACTGGGACGAATTGATTGCTCTTCTCGATAATTTCAAGAAGCAGGGCATTACCCCTATCGCCCACGGCGGTCAGCCATGGCAGGACGCAACCATTTTTGATGCTGTTGTGCTCTCGCTCGGCAATGATTTCTATAAGGCAGCTTTCGTCGATCTCGATCCCAAGGCTTTGGGCGGTGAGAAGATGAAAGAAGCTTTCGATCGCATGACCAAGCTGCGTTCCTATGTGGACGACAACTTCTCCGGCCGCGACTGGAACCTTGCTTCCACCATGGTTATCGAAGGCAAGGCCGGTGTGCAGTTCATGGGTGACTGGGCCAAGGGCGAATTCGTCAAGGCCAAGAAGGAGCCAGGCAAGGACTTCGTTTGCATGCGCTTCCCCGGTACTCAGGGTTCTGTAACATTCAACTCCGACCAGTTCCTGTTCTTCAAGAAGAGCGAAGCAGAACACAAGTCGCAGCTGGTTATGGCATCATCAATTGAAAGCCCGACATTCCAGTCAGCTTTCAATGTTGTGAAGGGTTCAGCGCCGGCTCGTACGGATGTTTCCGACGCAGCATTCGATGCTTGCGGCAAGAAGGCAATCAAGGATCTTGCTGAAGCCAACAAGGCCGGAACACTCTATGGTTCCATGGCCCATGGTTATGCTGTTCCTGCGGCCATCAAGAACGCGATCTATGACGTCGTTACCCGCGAATTCAACGGTGAATTGACATCCGATGCGGCTGTCAAGGAACTCGTTTCCGCCGTGGACGCTGCCAAGTAA
- a CDS encoding aldehyde dehydrogenase family protein produces the protein MTVLMRPQALGNFKVREFQMLIDGKWTNGAEGGVIERKSPGHGVVVSRYQAGTKADAERAIRAARNAFDNGPWSRMTGAERSNVLLKAADLIAARSDELAYLDCIESGKPISQAKGELGGAVDIWRYAAALGRDLHGESYNTLGDGTLGVVLREAIGVISIITPWNFPFLIVSQKLPFALAAGCTAVVKPSELTSGSTLVLGEILMEAGVPSGVVNILAGTGAEVGAPMTTHPDVDMVSFTGSTLVGKLTMANAAQTLKKVSLELGGKNPQIVFPDANLDDFIDAAVFGAYFNAGECCNAGSRLIVHRDIADEVTQRVAALSAKVRVGDPLDPLTKVGAIITPEHLTKIDTYVRNAASAGAAISHGGTPLDLGLGQYMSPTILSAVQPDMAVAREEVFGPVLSVLTFETMEDAIRIANSIDYGLSAGVWSRDFDTCLTVGRRVRAGTIWMNTFMDGASELPFGGYRQSGLGRELGRHAVEDYTETKTLNMHMGRRTLLWASN, from the coding sequence ATGACGGTTCTGATGCGGCCACAAGCGCTTGGCAATTTCAAAGTCCGCGAATTCCAGATGCTGATCGATGGCAAATGGACCAATGGCGCGGAAGGCGGCGTGATAGAACGCAAGAGTCCCGGCCATGGCGTTGTCGTCTCGCGCTATCAGGCAGGCACAAAGGCCGACGCGGAACGGGCAATCCGCGCTGCACGCAATGCCTTCGACAATGGCCCGTGGTCGCGCATGACCGGTGCCGAACGCTCGAACGTCCTGTTGAAGGCGGCAGACCTGATCGCAGCGCGTTCTGACGAACTGGCCTATCTTGATTGCATTGAATCCGGCAAACCAATTTCGCAGGCTAAGGGCGAACTCGGTGGTGCTGTCGATATCTGGCGCTATGCCGCTGCGCTTGGCCGCGATCTGCATGGCGAAAGCTACAACACGCTTGGTGATGGCACGCTGGGTGTCGTCCTGCGCGAGGCAATCGGCGTCATATCCATCATCACCCCATGGAATTTCCCATTCCTGATCGTCAGCCAGAAGCTGCCTTTTGCCTTGGCTGCCGGCTGTACCGCTGTTGTCAAACCATCCGAGTTGACATCGGGCTCTACGCTCGTTCTCGGCGAAATCCTGATGGAGGCGGGCGTTCCATCAGGTGTCGTCAACATTCTGGCTGGTACAGGGGCAGAAGTCGGTGCGCCGATGACCACCCATCCTGATGTTGATATGGTCTCGTTCACAGGCTCGACGCTCGTGGGCAAGCTGACAATGGCCAATGCTGCCCAGACGTTGAAGAAAGTCTCGCTGGAACTTGGCGGCAAGAACCCGCAGATTGTTTTCCCGGACGCCAATCTGGATGATTTTATCGATGCCGCCGTTTTTGGTGCCTATTTCAACGCTGGTGAATGCTGCAATGCCGGTTCGCGCCTGATCGTTCACCGCGATATTGCCGATGAAGTTACGCAACGTGTTGCGGCCCTCTCGGCCAAGGTTAGGGTTGGTGATCCGCTTGATCCGCTAACCAAGGTCGGCGCAATCATCACCCCGGAACATCTGACCAAGATCGATACGTATGTGCGCAACGCTGCCTCTGCCGGTGCTGCCATTTCCCATGGCGGCACGCCGCTTGATCTGGGGCTGGGTCAATATATGAGCCCGACCATTTTGTCCGCCGTGCAACCCGACATGGCTGTTGCCCGTGAAGAAGTATTTGGTCCTGTGCTTTCCGTGCTAACATTCGAAACCATGGAAGATGCGATCCGGATTGCCAACTCCATCGATTATGGCCTGTCGGCAGGTGTGTGGAGCCGTGACTTCGATACATGTTTGACCGTTGGCCGCCGGGTGCGTGCCGGAACCATCTGGATGAATACGTTTATGGATGGCGCTTCGGAACTGCCGTTCGGTGGTTATCGCCAGTCGGGATTGGGTCGGGAACTGGGACGCCATGCGGTTGAGGATTATACGGAGACCAAGACTCTGAACATGCATATGGGGCGCAGGACATTACTTTGGGCGTCGAATTAA
- a CDS encoding enoyl-CoA hydratase/isomerase family protein translates to MAEPRITVSFDGAVATITVSRPDKLNAFDIGMLKELSAVCDELEANTDIRAAILTGAGKAFSAGGDIKAWAAMTPNEFGHAWVRFGHRVFERLATLRVPLIAALNGHALGGGLELAAAADIRIAETHIRIGLPETGLGMVPGWSGTQRLVRRFGAQVIRRMALGGEIFSATEAASLGIVDHVVETGAAVTAAQAYAERIAKRGPAAVEVAKLMIASANGEDNGTAVEALGSILVAKTADLKEGVSAFTEKREPVFKGEW, encoded by the coding sequence ATGGCTGAGCCTCGTATTACTGTCAGTTTCGATGGGGCTGTCGCAACGATCACCGTGTCGCGTCCGGATAAACTCAATGCATTTGACATCGGCATGCTGAAAGAGCTTTCGGCTGTGTGTGATGAGTTGGAGGCCAATACCGATATTCGCGCAGCCATTCTCACAGGTGCAGGCAAAGCGTTTTCGGCGGGTGGCGACATCAAGGCCTGGGCGGCCATGACGCCGAATGAATTCGGCCATGCGTGGGTGCGTTTCGGTCATCGTGTGTTTGAACGTTTGGCGACATTGCGCGTGCCGCTGATTGCTGCCCTCAATGGTCATGCATTGGGCGGCGGGCTGGAGCTTGCTGCCGCTGCCGATATCCGTATTGCCGAAACCCATATTCGCATCGGCCTGCCGGAAACCGGGCTTGGCATGGTGCCGGGCTGGTCAGGAACACAGCGGCTTGTGCGCCGGTTCGGTGCGCAGGTGATCAGGCGCATGGCGCTGGGGGGGGAGATTTTCAGCGCCACCGAAGCCGCATCCCTCGGGATCGTCGATCATGTGGTGGAAACCGGAGCTGCCGTCACTGCGGCGCAGGCCTATGCGGAACGGATCGCCAAGCGCGGACCTGCCGCTGTGGAAGTGGCAAAGTTGATGATTGCGTCGGCAAACGGCGAAGACAATGGCACGGCGGTTGAAGCTCTTGGCTCGATCCTCGTCGCAAAAACAGCGGACCTGAAAGAAGGTGTTTCGGCCTTTACCGAAAAGCGTGAGCCCGTGTTCAAGGGAGAATGGTAA